The following proteins are encoded in a genomic region of Hyalangium minutum:
- the orn gene encoding oligoribonuclease — protein sequence MISSEPRFVWLDLEMTGLDPETCAIIEIGVIITGPDLRPIAEIDRVIWQPEEALARMEPVVKEMHTKNGLTAKVRSSTTSLRIAEREVTALVAEHCVLGEGILCGNSIHTDRRFLIRYMPLLERFLHYRMVDVTSLKVLTRAWFPDINEPRKPPSGHTALADLRSSITELSYYRDTFFRAMPGRLD from the coding sequence ATGATTTCATCTGAACCGCGCTTTGTCTGGCTGGACCTGGAGATGACGGGTCTGGACCCGGAGACCTGCGCCATCATCGAGATTGGCGTCATCATCACTGGGCCCGACCTGCGTCCCATCGCGGAGATCGATCGCGTCATCTGGCAGCCCGAGGAGGCGCTGGCGCGGATGGAGCCGGTCGTGAAGGAGATGCACACGAAGAATGGACTCACGGCGAAGGTGAGGTCCTCGACCACCTCGCTGCGCATCGCCGAGCGGGAGGTCACCGCGCTGGTGGCCGAGCACTGCGTGCTGGGCGAGGGCATCCTCTGTGGCAACTCCATCCACACGGACCGGCGCTTCCTGATTCGCTACATGCCCCTGCTGGAGCGCTTCCTCCACTACCGGATGGTGGATGTGACGAGCCTGAAGGTGCTCACGCGGGCGTGGTTCCCGGACATCAACGAGCCTCGCAAGCCCCCCTCGGGGCACACGGCGCTGGCGGACCTGCGCTCGAGCATCACCGAGCTCTCCTACTACCGCGACACGTTCTTCCGGGCGATGCCGGGGCGGCTCGACTAA
- a CDS encoding cupin domain-containing protein, with protein sequence MLEPLEAKRSGSPPPSAESALGELHARLAAHSFWDNRLLCACRRGVLTREDFGFIFSQYALFVRSSARFVHAVLSQCESELWCTRLTQALWEQSGVPPLEKRPAALFRRFLRDGLGVEEESIRFQDAARYLVRECLDACLRSPPAAASAFLALGLEAPLARISSVFMDGLLQTGLSERHLVFFHRKMEDGEWTGLLEEWLRSHAEEPGWFELSLGALERALTLQEQFFESLFEALQHHRLGPLLGRLQARQPLAPERPEPRHVHLSSVSQGVPFYRNAHELRGIDCTVDKVPFPAEVLETMLVRVAPGHRSEPHEHAYEALLTVLSGTGRVRVRGTEVDVKPGDAIFIPRWASHEACATGTEPLTLLHVTDHGFTRRAHEEERLRAARLKSATGVDL encoded by the coding sequence GTGCTCGAGCCACTTGAGGCGAAACGCTCCGGCTCACCGCCCCCCTCCGCCGAGTCCGCCCTGGGGGAGCTTCACGCGCGGCTGGCCGCTCACTCCTTCTGGGACAACCGCTTGCTGTGCGCGTGCCGGCGCGGGGTGCTCACGCGCGAGGACTTTGGGTTCATCTTCTCGCAGTACGCGCTGTTCGTGCGCTCGAGCGCGCGCTTCGTCCACGCGGTGCTGTCTCAGTGCGAGAGCGAGCTGTGGTGCACCCGGCTGACGCAAGCGCTGTGGGAGCAGAGCGGTGTGCCGCCGTTGGAGAAGCGGCCTGCGGCGCTCTTCCGCCGCTTCCTGAGAGATGGGCTCGGGGTGGAGGAGGAGTCCATCCGCTTCCAGGATGCGGCCCGCTATCTCGTGCGCGAGTGCCTGGACGCATGCCTGCGCTCACCGCCCGCCGCGGCCAGCGCGTTCCTGGCGCTAGGGCTGGAGGCGCCGCTCGCGCGGATCTCCAGCGTCTTCATGGATGGGCTGTTGCAGACGGGCCTCTCCGAGCGGCACCTGGTCTTCTTCCACCGGAAGATGGAGGACGGCGAGTGGACGGGCCTGCTGGAGGAGTGGCTGCGCTCCCACGCGGAAGAGCCGGGCTGGTTCGAGCTGAGCCTGGGAGCGCTGGAGCGGGCGCTGACACTGCAAGAGCAGTTCTTCGAGAGCCTGTTCGAGGCCCTGCAGCACCACCGGCTCGGCCCGCTGCTGGGGCGGCTCCAGGCGCGGCAGCCGCTGGCGCCCGAGCGACCGGAGCCGCGCCATGTGCACCTGAGCAGCGTGTCCCAGGGGGTGCCGTTCTACCGCAACGCGCACGAACTGCGAGGCATTGACTGCACGGTGGACAAGGTGCCCTTCCCGGCGGAGGTGCTGGAGACGATGCTGGTGCGCGTGGCGCCGGGCCACCGCAGCGAGCCGCACGAGCATGCCTACGAGGCGCTGCTCACCGTGCTCTCGGGAACGGGGCGGGTGCGGGTGCGCGGCACGGAGGTGGACGTCAAACCCGGGGACGCCATCTTCATCCCGCGCTGGGCCTCGCACGAGGCGTGCGCCACGGGGACAGAGCCTCTGACGCTGTTACACGTGACGGACCACGGCTTCACGCGGCGCGCCCACGAGGAGGAACGGCTGCGCGCCGCGCGGCTCAAGAGCGCCACGGGCGTGGACCTTTAA
- a CDS encoding M1 family metallopeptidase — translation MRLPSFSSLLLAGVLSACGARQSVPESETPAQQPAQASAPEAPATPPTAPTLRLPTTVRPTGYTVELTLDPKAETFQGVAELALDVAEPTSVIWLNGRALTVKQATLTQGGASIALTPAPGNENFLGFTLARPLAKGPASLRITYEAVASTRELEGAFRAQERGDWYLFTQFEPMGARRVFPCFDEPGFKVPWQLTMTVPAGNVAVTNTPVLSEEARPDGGRTYRFARTQPVPSYLIALGVGPFEFVQAAPSGRNKVPTRIITPKGRAAEAAYAAKVTPEILHQLEEYFGIPYPYEKLDTIAVPLFGGAMEHPGLITFNSEMLLAKESEDTPSRQRGFAGTQVHELGHQWFGNLVTLAWWDDLWLNESFASWITPRIVETWQPKWDAPVQRLQYRSYALESDSLVTARRIRQPIENAGDIRTAFDSITYGKGSAVLAMTEEWLGRDVFRRGIQRYLKAHAGGNATANDFLAALSAEAGKDVGKVLSTFLDQGGAPIVSATLDCSGKTPKVQLRQRRYLPLGSKGEAARTWNVPLCVRYGTGSTPGRACTVLETERAELLLPEAKECPAWIFPNAEGVGYYRTEVTGDALRKLLTVADKQLSRAERVTLLGDSSALAKAGALPAGDALAMAARFADDPDRQVLTASVDLLDVVDERMLSEQRRADYKRFLRETYGPRARKLGLTPRPGEDEETRLLRSTLISLAGHTGEDPKLVAESKKLTAKWLVDHKAISQDVAFAVLGMALSGASAELAPKFLEAWKKEPERKVRQQLLGALARAKDPQVAKQLLPMVLDPANDVREVMWVMYGLSQEPATRELVYGFVKENYDALAARMPEEFSSRMAMVGSAFCDVEHRKDVEAFFTPRAARTDSGPRFLSQVLEAMDLCIAQKEAQSASIDAFLTKGPVKAPAPQ, via the coding sequence ATGCGCCTTCCTTCCTTCTCTTCGTTGCTCCTCGCGGGTGTGTTGAGCGCCTGTGGGGCCCGTCAGAGCGTCCCGGAATCGGAGACTCCCGCGCAGCAGCCCGCGCAGGCCTCCGCTCCCGAGGCCCCCGCCACTCCGCCCACCGCGCCCACGTTGCGCTTGCCCACCACCGTGCGCCCCACGGGCTACACGGTGGAGCTCACCCTGGATCCCAAGGCCGAGACCTTCCAGGGCGTGGCGGAGCTGGCGCTCGATGTGGCCGAGCCCACCTCGGTGATCTGGCTGAACGGCCGGGCGCTCACGGTGAAGCAGGCCACGCTGACGCAGGGAGGCGCGTCCATCGCGCTGACGCCGGCGCCGGGCAATGAGAACTTCCTCGGCTTCACGCTGGCGCGCCCGCTGGCGAAGGGCCCGGCGAGCCTGCGCATCACCTATGAGGCCGTGGCCTCCACGCGCGAGCTCGAGGGCGCCTTCCGCGCCCAGGAGCGTGGGGACTGGTACCTCTTCACCCAGTTCGAGCCCATGGGCGCCCGCCGCGTCTTCCCCTGCTTCGACGAGCCGGGCTTCAAGGTACCCTGGCAGCTGACGATGACGGTGCCCGCGGGCAACGTGGCGGTGACGAACACGCCGGTGCTCTCCGAGGAGGCCCGCCCGGACGGTGGCCGCACCTACCGCTTCGCGCGCACCCAGCCGGTGCCCAGCTACCTCATCGCGCTGGGCGTGGGCCCGTTCGAGTTCGTCCAGGCCGCGCCCTCGGGCCGCAACAAGGTGCCCACGCGCATCATCACTCCCAAGGGCCGCGCCGCCGAGGCCGCCTATGCCGCGAAGGTGACGCCGGAGATCCTCCACCAGCTCGAGGAGTACTTCGGCATCCCGTACCCGTACGAGAAGCTGGACACCATCGCGGTGCCGCTCTTCGGCGGAGCCATGGAGCACCCGGGGCTCATCACCTTCAACTCGGAGATGCTGCTGGCCAAGGAGTCGGAGGACACCCCCAGCCGCCAGCGCGGCTTTGCCGGCACCCAGGTGCATGAGCTGGGGCACCAGTGGTTCGGCAACCTCGTCACCCTGGCGTGGTGGGACGACCTGTGGCTCAACGAGTCGTTTGCCTCGTGGATCACCCCGCGCATCGTGGAGACGTGGCAGCCCAAGTGGGACGCGCCCGTGCAGCGGCTGCAGTACCGCTCGTACGCGCTGGAGTCCGACAGCCTCGTGACGGCGCGGCGCATCCGCCAGCCCATCGAGAACGCGGGCGACATCCGCACCGCCTTCGACAGCATCACCTACGGCAAGGGCTCGGCGGTGCTGGCCATGACGGAGGAGTGGCTGGGCCGGGACGTGTTCCGCCGGGGCATCCAGCGCTACCTGAAGGCGCACGCGGGCGGCAACGCCACGGCGAATGACTTCCTGGCGGCGCTCTCCGCCGAGGCCGGGAAGGACGTGGGCAAGGTGCTGAGCACCTTCCTGGATCAGGGCGGTGCGCCCATCGTCTCCGCCACGCTGGACTGCTCGGGCAAGACGCCGAAGGTGCAGCTGCGCCAGCGCCGCTACCTGCCGCTGGGCTCCAAGGGCGAGGCGGCGCGCACCTGGAACGTGCCGCTGTGCGTGCGCTACGGCACGGGCAGCACCCCGGGCCGGGCCTGCACGGTGCTGGAGACCGAGCGCGCCGAACTGCTGCTGCCCGAGGCCAAGGAGTGCCCCGCGTGGATCTTCCCCAACGCCGAGGGCGTGGGCTACTACCGTACCGAGGTGACGGGGGATGCCCTGCGCAAGCTGCTGACGGTGGCGGACAAGCAGCTGTCGCGCGCCGAGCGGGTGACGCTGCTCGGGGACTCGTCCGCGCTGGCCAAGGCCGGGGCGCTGCCCGCGGGCGATGCGCTCGCGATGGCGGCCCGCTTCGCGGACGATCCGGACCGGCAGGTGCTCACCGCCTCCGTCGATCTGCTGGACGTGGTGGATGAGCGGATGCTGTCCGAGCAGCGCCGCGCCGACTACAAGCGCTTCCTGCGGGAGACGTACGGGCCGCGTGCCCGGAAGCTGGGGCTCACCCCGCGCCCGGGCGAGGACGAGGAGACCCGCCTGCTGCGCTCCACGCTGATCTCCCTGGCGGGGCACACGGGAGAGGATCCGAAGCTGGTGGCCGAGTCGAAGAAGCTCACCGCGAAGTGGCTGGTGGACCACAAGGCCATCTCTCAGGACGTCGCGTTCGCGGTGCTGGGGATGGCCTTGTCGGGCGCGAGCGCGGAGCTCGCGCCGAAGTTCCTCGAGGCCTGGAAGAAGGAGCCGGAGCGCAAGGTGCGCCAGCAGCTGCTCGGTGCCCTGGCCCGAGCGAAGGATCCTCAGGTGGCGAAGCAGCTGCTGCCCATGGTGCTGGATCCGGCCAACGACGTGCGCGAGGTGATGTGGGTCATGTACGGCCTGTCGCAAGAGCCGGCCACGCGCGAGCTGGTGTACGGCTTCGTGAAGGAGAACTACGACGCGCTCGCCGCGCGGATGCCCGAGGAGTTCTCCTCGCGGATGGCCATGGTGGGCAGCGCCTTCTGTGACGTGGAGCACCGCAAGGACGTGGAGGCCTTCTTCACCCCGCGCGCCGCCCGTACCGACTCCGGTCCTCGCTTCCTGTCCCAGGTGCTGGAGGCGATGGACCTGTGCATCGCCCAGAAGGAGGCGCAGAGCGCCAGCATCGACGCCTTCCTGACCAAGGGCCCGGTGAAGGCACCCGCGCCGCAGTGA
- a CDS encoding phosphoribosyltransferase, whose amino-acid sequence MRFRDRADAGRRLTTLLLRYGGQDTRVFGMNGGGVRVAYEVAHALGLPLELWVSRAVEVPRQPGSRLGAMAEGEGFCLNAELVRSVEAPASEMTRWMDAEAGEGALEAQRLRGAHPRLGAGVGTALLVVDGIALGELQACAALRGLRRQNPRRLILAAPVAAAEELERLRLEADEVLCLQPVWSLLSVEHAYDDFRSLPDVETRQLLERARELQPGHEAPVPGAPGEWM is encoded by the coding sequence ATGCGCTTTCGAGACCGAGCGGACGCGGGCAGACGCCTGACGACGCTGTTGCTGCGCTACGGCGGCCAGGACACCCGGGTGTTTGGGATGAACGGGGGAGGCGTCCGCGTGGCGTACGAGGTGGCTCATGCCCTGGGCTTGCCCCTGGAGCTCTGGGTGTCACGGGCCGTGGAGGTGCCCAGGCAGCCCGGCTCGCGGCTGGGCGCCATGGCCGAGGGCGAGGGCTTCTGCCTCAACGCGGAGCTGGTGCGCTCCGTCGAGGCCCCGGCCTCGGAGATGACGCGGTGGATGGACGCGGAGGCAGGGGAAGGAGCCCTCGAGGCCCAGCGGCTGCGCGGCGCTCACCCCCGGCTCGGCGCGGGCGTGGGCACGGCGCTGCTCGTGGTGGACGGCATCGCCCTGGGAGAGCTTCAGGCGTGCGCGGCGCTCCGAGGCCTGCGGCGGCAGAACCCGCGGCGCCTCATCCTGGCCGCTCCGGTGGCCGCGGCGGAGGAACTGGAGCGGCTGCGCCTGGAGGCGGACGAGGTGCTGTGCCTCCAGCCCGTGTGGTCACTGCTCTCAGTGGAACACGCGTATGATGACTTCCGCTCGCTGCCGGACGTGGAGACCCGCCAGCTGCTGGAGCGGGCGCGCGAGCTTCAGCCCGGGCACGAGGCGCCTGTCCCCGGAGCGCCGGGCGAGTGGATGTGA
- a CDS encoding DUF2378 family protein, with protein MPLETSRRKEPVAFDQLMEGLLLHAMKGRLDAEAQRKLLALGVDVSRPLVSAYPLATLLGTLKLCAELRYPELPREEARFQLGRRALEGFGSTPMGKALFGMARTWGPRRMLGHMTRVFQTGINFAKARSQELPNGDVEVTVEVLPEYRASIHHRPGLDPYFIRGIITQLMEVCGSRATVTLLPPKDAEGLSFSYRASMAQEPKMPGPLTRVQ; from the coding sequence ATGCCCCTCGAGACGTCCCGTCGTAAGGAGCCTGTGGCCTTCGATCAGCTGATGGAAGGCCTGCTGCTCCATGCCATGAAGGGCCGGCTGGACGCGGAGGCGCAGCGGAAGCTGCTGGCGCTCGGCGTGGACGTGAGCCGGCCGCTGGTGAGCGCCTATCCGCTGGCGACGCTCTTGGGGACGCTGAAGCTCTGCGCGGAGCTGCGCTACCCGGAGCTGCCCCGCGAGGAGGCACGCTTCCAGCTGGGGCGCCGGGCCTTGGAGGGCTTTGGCTCCACGCCCATGGGCAAGGCGCTCTTCGGCATGGCGCGCACGTGGGGCCCGCGCAGGATGCTGGGCCACATGACGCGCGTGTTCCAGACGGGCATCAACTTCGCGAAGGCCCGCTCGCAGGAGCTGCCCAACGGCGACGTGGAGGTGACGGTGGAGGTGCTGCCCGAGTACCGCGCCTCCATCCACCACCGGCCCGGGCTGGACCCCTACTTCATCCGCGGCATCATCACTCAGCTGATGGAAGTCTGCGGGTCGCGCGCGACCGTCACCTTGCTGCCCCCCAAGGATGCCGAGGGGCTCAGCTTCAGCTACCGCGCATCCATGGCCCAGGAGCCGAAGATGCCGGGGCCCCTGACGCGCGTGCAGTGA
- a CDS encoding enoyl-CoA hydratase codes for MSETLLTQDAEGVRTLTFNRPEKKNAFTHAMYEAAIEGLYRASLDASVRVVVLTGAGGTFTAGNDIGDFLERPPTGEDSPVFRFLRMLVNYEKPVVAAVDGPAVGIGTTLLLHCDYVVASERARFVMPFINLGVCPEGASSLLLPRNAGLTLASELLMFGDPFDAATAQRAGFVNRVVPDAQLQEVASERARTLAAKPLQALKVTKRLLREPIRAEVNAALMREGAEFVKRLNSDEAREAFIAFMNRKSK; via the coding sequence ATGTCCGAGACCCTTTTGACGCAGGATGCTGAGGGAGTCCGCACCCTCACCTTCAACCGCCCCGAGAAGAAGAACGCCTTCACCCATGCCATGTACGAGGCCGCCATCGAGGGCCTGTACCGCGCGAGCCTCGATGCCTCCGTGCGCGTCGTGGTGCTCACCGGCGCCGGCGGCACCTTCACCGCCGGCAATGACATTGGCGACTTCCTGGAGCGGCCCCCCACCGGCGAGGACAGCCCGGTGTTCCGCTTCCTGCGCATGCTCGTGAACTACGAGAAGCCCGTCGTCGCCGCGGTGGATGGGCCCGCGGTGGGCATCGGCACCACCCTGCTGCTGCACTGTGACTACGTGGTGGCCTCCGAGCGCGCCCGCTTCGTCATGCCCTTCATCAACCTGGGCGTGTGCCCCGAGGGCGCCTCAAGCCTCCTCCTGCCGCGCAACGCGGGCCTGACGCTGGCCTCCGAGCTGCTCATGTTCGGCGACCCGTTCGACGCCGCCACCGCCCAGCGCGCGGGCTTCGTCAACCGCGTGGTGCCCGACGCTCAGCTCCAAGAGGTGGCCTCCGAGCGCGCCCGTACCCTCGCCGCCAAGCCTCTGCAGGCGCTCAAAGTCACCAAGCGCCTGCTCCGCGAGCCGATCCGCGCCGAGGTCAACGCCGCCCTCATGCGCGAGGGCGCCGAGTTCGTGAAACGCCTCAACTCCGACGAGGCCCGCGAGGCCTTCATCGCCTTCATGAACCGCAAGAGCAAGTAG
- a CDS encoding acyl-CoA synthetase yields MTPFCLLQVFLEHAQRTPDRLALLFGAERYTYGELARRVTAFAQALLRRQLKPGDRVALFLENSPEFVIAYLGVQYAHGIVVLVNTAYRQVELDHILTDSGARVCITGASGAAELAPLLPGLPTLEWLISVEPPAVALPSSLRVEAFDALASEPATPERHMSVPGDINIAVLGYTSGTTGRSKGAMLRQSHLLSNIRAVTEAWRWTDEDRLLLALPLFHTHGLMVGLHGTLYTGASVDLRRRFVASEVLETLRDDPSITMFFGVPTMYGRLLEESRRTGLRPRPLRLMVSGSAPLSPQLFQDIEATFGQRILERYGMTETIMNTTNPYEGERRPGTVGMPFPGQEARIVDVRTRQPLPDGELGEIEVRGPHVFSGYWQREEATREAFDPDGWWFRTGDLGLRDPDGYFHITGRARELIITGGFNVYPREVEEVLATYPGVAEVAVLGMPDPDFGEQVVAVVVPAAGQPAPEAQALVDWCKDRLASFKKPRRVELVDALPRNALGKVQKHILRERLSAPD; encoded by the coding sequence ATGACGCCCTTCTGCCTCCTCCAGGTGTTCCTGGAGCACGCCCAGCGGACGCCGGACCGGCTCGCGCTCCTCTTCGGCGCCGAGCGCTACACCTACGGCGAGCTCGCCCGCCGCGTCACCGCCTTCGCCCAGGCGCTCCTGCGCCGGCAGCTGAAGCCGGGCGATCGCGTGGCGCTCTTCCTGGAGAACAGTCCTGAGTTCGTCATCGCCTACCTGGGCGTGCAGTACGCCCACGGCATCGTCGTGCTGGTGAACACGGCGTACCGGCAGGTGGAGCTGGACCACATCCTCACGGACTCGGGGGCGCGCGTCTGCATCACCGGCGCCTCGGGAGCCGCCGAGCTGGCCCCGCTGCTACCCGGGTTGCCCACGCTGGAGTGGCTCATCTCCGTGGAGCCGCCGGCCGTGGCGCTCCCCTCCTCGCTGCGGGTGGAGGCCTTTGACGCGCTGGCCTCGGAGCCTGCCACCCCAGAGCGCCACATGTCGGTGCCTGGGGACATCAATATCGCGGTGCTCGGGTACACCTCGGGGACCACGGGGCGCTCCAAGGGCGCCATGCTGCGGCAGAGCCACCTGCTCTCCAACATCCGCGCCGTCACCGAGGCGTGGCGGTGGACGGACGAGGACCGGCTGCTGCTCGCACTTCCGCTGTTCCACACGCACGGGCTCATGGTGGGGCTGCACGGCACGCTCTACACGGGCGCCAGCGTGGACCTGCGCCGCCGCTTCGTGGCCTCGGAGGTGCTGGAGACGCTGCGGGACGATCCCTCCATCACGATGTTCTTCGGTGTGCCCACCATGTACGGGCGGCTGCTGGAGGAATCCCGGCGCACGGGCCTCCGCCCCCGCCCCCTGCGGCTGATGGTGTCCGGCTCCGCGCCGCTCAGTCCGCAGCTCTTCCAGGACATCGAGGCCACGTTCGGCCAGCGCATCCTCGAGCGCTACGGGATGACCGAGACGATCATGAACACCACCAACCCCTACGAGGGCGAGCGGCGCCCGGGCACGGTGGGCATGCCCTTCCCCGGCCAGGAGGCGCGCATCGTGGATGTACGGACGCGCCAGCCGCTGCCGGACGGCGAGCTGGGCGAGATTGAAGTCCGCGGCCCCCACGTCTTCTCCGGCTACTGGCAGCGCGAGGAGGCCACGCGCGAGGCTTTTGATCCGGACGGGTGGTGGTTCCGCACGGGAGACCTGGGCCTCCGGGACCCGGACGGCTACTTCCACATCACCGGCCGAGCGCGAGAGCTGATCATCACCGGCGGCTTCAACGTCTACCCGCGCGAGGTGGAGGAAGTCCTCGCCACGTACCCGGGCGTGGCCGAGGTGGCGGTGCTGGGCATGCCGGATCCGGACTTCGGCGAGCAGGTGGTGGCCGTGGTGGTGCCCGCAGCCGGACAGCCCGCGCCCGAGGCACAGGCCCTGGTGGACTGGTGCAAGGACCGGCTGGCCAGCTTCAAGAAGCCCCGGCGCGTGGAGCTCGTGGACGCGCTCCCGCGCAACGCCCTGGGCAAGGTGCAAAAGCACATCCTGCGCGAGCGGCTCAGCGCTCCTGATTAG
- a CDS encoding lysophospholipid acyltransferase family protein: MSPPATVPAPTVHPIRLTSAHLRRVIGEPPGPLTGFLANLAMRPVSRLSWNARERLARFLGGLAYTLGIRRRVALENLAMAMPERSEAERHAIAKGTYITMARVVLEALADRDRLPPGWEQEEVVGREAWQALQAHLATGKGALLVTAHFGNWELLGEVLIQRGVPLNALVRPLKGALNMRIAENRVRAGAGLIYPRGAVQEITDAIHRGESVYMLLDQAIPTKGVFVPFFGKLASTTPAMAVAAQKTGVPAWVVMGVRDGLRMRVHIEGPIHSPPPEEGKDPVVEHTALVTAGLERVIRQYPEQWLWLHRRWKYAPPSGT, encoded by the coding sequence GTGTCTCCGCCCGCCACCGTGCCTGCCCCCACTGTCCACCCCATCCGGCTGACGTCCGCGCATCTGCGCCGCGTCATCGGCGAGCCGCCCGGTCCGCTCACCGGCTTCCTGGCCAACCTCGCGATGCGCCCCGTGTCTCGGCTGAGCTGGAATGCGCGCGAGCGCCTCGCTCGCTTCTTGGGTGGACTGGCCTACACGCTGGGCATCCGGCGACGCGTCGCATTGGAGAACCTGGCCATGGCGATGCCCGAGCGCTCGGAGGCGGAGCGGCACGCCATCGCCAAGGGCACGTACATCACCATGGCGCGCGTGGTGCTGGAGGCGCTGGCGGATCGCGACCGGCTGCCTCCGGGCTGGGAGCAGGAGGAAGTCGTCGGCCGCGAGGCGTGGCAGGCGCTCCAGGCGCACCTGGCCACCGGCAAGGGCGCACTGCTGGTGACAGCGCACTTCGGCAACTGGGAGCTGCTGGGCGAGGTGCTCATCCAGCGGGGCGTGCCGCTCAACGCGCTGGTGCGTCCGCTCAAGGGCGCGCTCAACATGCGCATCGCGGAGAACCGGGTGCGCGCGGGCGCCGGCCTCATCTATCCCCGCGGCGCGGTGCAGGAAATCACCGACGCCATCCACCGCGGCGAGAGCGTGTACATGCTCCTGGATCAGGCCATCCCGACGAAGGGTGTCTTCGTGCCGTTCTTCGGGAAGCTGGCCTCGACCACGCCGGCCATGGCGGTAGCGGCGCAGAAGACGGGCGTACCTGCCTGGGTGGTGATGGGCGTGCGCGACGGCCTGCGGATGCGCGTCCACATCGAGGGCCCCATCCATTCGCCTCCGCCCGAGGAGGGGAAGGATCCGGTCGTCGAGCACACCGCGCTCGTCACCGCGGGACTCGAGCGGGTCATCCGCCAGTACCCCGAGCAGTGGCTGTGGCTGCACCGCCGCTGGAAGTACGCGCCGCCCAGCGGCACGTGA